One part of the Tunicatimonas pelagia genome encodes these proteins:
- a CDS encoding DUF92 domain-containing protein: MLAIISRKIDLPGGIVGGIVTSLLFASSNFLGILLIATFFVTGTLASLYKIRHKTELALAEANHSRRGWKNVLSNSGAAAVVALLNILFPTLIQAEFLIAVCFAVALSDTLSSEMGNVTGRYYFNILSFQSGKRGDDGVVSWEGFGWGLVGSSIISTIYWGFFPSISNVVTIVFIGFFGNIVDSILGATLQQKEYLSNHGVNFTSTAVATVAAWVISF, translated from the coding sequence TTGCTAGCAATTATCTCACGAAAGATAGACCTCCCGGGAGGGATAGTAGGAGGGATCGTTACTTCACTTTTGTTTGCCAGTAGCAATTTTTTAGGAATATTGTTAATTGCTACATTTTTTGTGACAGGTACTCTGGCAAGCCTCTATAAAATTCGGCACAAAACCGAACTAGCCCTAGCCGAAGCAAACCATAGTAGGCGAGGATGGAAAAATGTGTTGTCTAATAGCGGGGCAGCGGCAGTGGTCGCCCTGCTGAATATACTTTTTCCTACCCTTATTCAGGCTGAATTTCTGATTGCGGTTTGCTTCGCCGTAGCACTATCAGACACACTATCTTCCGAAATGGGTAACGTAACCGGACGCTACTATTTTAATATTCTCTCTTTTCAGTCGGGAAAACGAGGTGATGACGGAGTAGTAAGCTGGGAGGGCTTCGGTTGGGGTTTAGTTGGCAGCAGCATTATAAGCACAATTTACTGGGGCTTTTTTCCGTCGATCTCTAATGTGGTAACAATCGTTTTTATAGGTTTTTTCGGAAATATCGTAGACTCAATACTAGGAGCTACCCTACAACAAAAGGAGTACTTGAGTAATCATGGGGTGAACTTTACTAGCACCGCTGTGGCTACGGTTGCTGCCTGGGTTATTAGTTTTTGA
- a CDS encoding TIM barrel protein has translation MKRRDFMKTSALATGAGALSATAFAQPIMPPEKRSFQMKYAPHFGMFKSHAGEDVIDQLNFMADAGFEALEDNGMMKRPVEMQEKIGQTLSDRNMEMGVFVIDKGGNGANTLAAGKQEHIDIFLDGCRRAVDVAKRCNATWMTVVPGNYQRDIPIGIQTANVIEALRQAADIFEPHGLVMVLEPLSDNPDLFLRYSDQTYLICKGVNSPACKILYDVYHMQKNEGHVIRNIDLTWDEIAYFQIGDNPGRKEPTTGEINYKNVFKFIHEKGYRGIMGMEHGNSMPGKEGEIKLIEAYAQVDNFDM, from the coding sequence ATGAAAAGAAGAGACTTTATGAAAACGAGTGCTTTAGCTACCGGGGCGGGTGCTTTGTCAGCTACTGCTTTTGCCCAACCGATTATGCCGCCCGAAAAACGATCCTTTCAAATGAAATATGCTCCTCACTTTGGGATGTTTAAAAGCCACGCAGGAGAGGATGTAATCGACCAGCTTAACTTTATGGCCGATGCTGGGTTTGAGGCGCTGGAAGATAATGGCATGATGAAGCGTCCGGTAGAGATGCAGGAAAAAATTGGTCAGACCCTGAGTGACCGAAATATGGAAATGGGGGTGTTTGTTATTGATAAAGGTGGCAATGGGGCTAATACCTTAGCGGCTGGTAAACAAGAGCACATTGATATTTTTTTAGATGGCTGCCGAAGGGCAGTAGATGTGGCTAAGCGTTGCAACGCTACTTGGATGACCGTAGTACCCGGTAATTATCAGCGAGACATCCCCATCGGGATTCAAACGGCTAACGTAATTGAGGCACTACGCCAGGCCGCTGATATCTTTGAACCGCACGGCTTAGTGATGGTGTTAGAGCCGTTAAGTGACAATCCTGACTTATTTCTTCGCTATTCCGACCAGACGTACCTAATTTGTAAAGGAGTGAACAGCCCCGCCTGTAAAATTTTGTACGATGTTTATCATATGCAGAAAAATGAGGGACACGTAATTCGTAATATTGATCTTACCTGGGATGAAATCGCGTATTTTCAGATTGGGGATAATCCGGGACGAAAAGAGCCAACTACCGGAGAAATTAATTACAAAAATGTATTCAAATTTATCCACGAAAAGGGGTATCGCGGAATTATGGGGATGGAGCACGGAAACTCTATGCCGGGCAAAGAAGGGGAAATTAAGCTGATTGAAGCCTACGCTCAAGTAGATAACTTTGATATGTAA
- a CDS encoding S9 family peptidase: MKIIWFATIVVSFLGFACQAPVAELEEIPAYTIEQFLNTEQIGGSAFSPDESKIMYSSKKTGIFNAYEIPVDSGDTQQLTSSDSESVFAISYFPEDERILFTSDQGGNEINHLYVKNLSGETTDLTPDSTAKAQFYGWSYDQQSFFYTSNQRNPQAFDLYELEISQIDAIENNTATYQPKLVFENPGQFYPAAISEDKKLVSLTEPITRQKVNMYLYNVETGTTEMINDAEDTVAYSPQYFSHDGKYLYFLADKNSEYAYLSRLDLATGEMEKVREANWDIWYAYESRNGKYQVVATNEDARTKIAIYNQETGSEVKLPNMPAGEITSVNISDSERLMSFYINSSTSPSDLYVYNFDTETYQRLTNTLNPEIEQSHLVAGEVVRYNSYDGLEIPALLYKPKIASADSLSPAMLWIHGGPGGQSRLNYNALMQYLVNHGYTIFAVNNRGSSGYGKSFEMADNQKHGDVDLKDCVAAKDYLAKLDYVDAEKIGIMGGSYGGYMTLAGLAFTPEEFKVGVDIFGVANWLRTLQSIPPWWGAARESLFAEMGNPEIDSAALYDKSPLFFADQITKPLMVLQGANDPRVLQVESDEIVEAVKANDVPVEYVVFEDEGHGFVKKENQIKGYQAILEFLNQHLRSNSGEPTAYNRGDN, from the coding sequence ATGAAAATTATTTGGTTCGCTACAATAGTAGTCTCTTTTCTTGGATTTGCCTGCCAAGCCCCCGTTGCCGAACTGGAAGAAATTCCGGCTTACACCATTGAACAGTTTCTCAATACCGAGCAAATTGGGGGAAGCGCCTTCTCGCCCGACGAAAGTAAGATTATGTACTCCAGCAAAAAAACCGGAATCTTTAACGCCTACGAAATTCCGGTAGATAGCGGGGATACTCAGCAGCTTACTAGTTCAGACAGCGAATCGGTGTTTGCTATTTCTTACTTTCCAGAAGATGAGCGTATTTTGTTCACCAGCGACCAAGGGGGAAATGAGATTAATCACTTATATGTGAAAAACCTGAGCGGAGAGACTACTGACTTAACTCCCGATTCAACCGCCAAAGCTCAGTTCTATGGCTGGAGCTACGACCAACAAAGCTTTTTTTACACTTCTAACCAGCGTAACCCCCAGGCTTTTGATTTATATGAGCTAGAAATTAGCCAGATCGATGCCATTGAAAACAATACCGCCACCTACCAACCCAAATTAGTGTTTGAAAACCCCGGGCAGTTTTACCCGGCGGCTATTTCTGAAGATAAAAAACTAGTATCGCTGACAGAACCTATCACTCGGCAAAAAGTGAATATGTATTTGTACAACGTAGAAACGGGTACCACTGAGATGATTAACGATGCGGAAGATACCGTAGCTTATTCGCCCCAGTACTTTAGTCACGATGGTAAGTATCTTTACTTCTTAGCCGATAAAAATAGTGAATACGCCTATCTGAGCCGACTTGATTTGGCTACGGGCGAAATGGAAAAAGTTCGGGAGGCTAATTGGGACATTTGGTACGCATACGAATCCCGAAACGGCAAATACCAGGTAGTAGCAACGAATGAAGATGCTCGCACTAAAATTGCAATTTACAATCAAGAGACGGGATCTGAAGTAAAATTACCCAATATGCCCGCCGGTGAAATTACTTCGGTGAATATATCCGATAGCGAGCGATTAATGTCTTTTTACATTAACAGTTCTACTTCTCCTAGCGACCTCTACGTTTATAATTTTGATACTGAAACCTATCAACGGCTAACGAATACGCTAAACCCAGAAATTGAACAGAGCCATTTGGTGGCGGGCGAGGTAGTTCGCTACAACTCCTACGATGGCTTGGAGATTCCGGCCCTACTGTATAAACCCAAAATAGCTTCAGCCGATAGTCTATCTCCGGCAATGTTATGGATTCACGGTGGTCCGGGCGGGCAATCCCGACTGAATTACAACGCCTTAATGCAGTACCTGGTTAACCATGGCTACACCATATTTGCGGTGAACAACCGAGGCAGTAGTGGTTACGGAAAATCATTTGAAATGGCCGATAACCAAAAGCACGGTGACGTAGATCTAAAAGATTGCGTAGCTGCAAAAGATTATTTAGCTAAACTGGATTACGTTGATGCTGAGAAAATTGGGATTATGGGCGGCAGTTATGGCGGTTATATGACGTTGGCTGGTCTAGCGTTCACTCCGGAAGAATTTAAAGTTGGAGTAGATATTTTCGGGGTAGCTAATTGGCTACGAACCCTACAGAGCATTCCTCCTTGGTGGGGAGCGGCCCGCGAATCGCTGTTTGCCGAAATGGGAAACCCCGAAATTGATTCAGCGGCTTTGTACGATAAATCTCCGCTATTCTTTGCCGACCAAATTACCAAACCGCTGATGGTACTACAGGGGGCTAATGATCCTAGAGTGCTACAGGTAGAGTCTGATGAAATTGTAGAAGCCGTGAAGGCCAATGATGTTCCGGTAGAGTACGTGGTGTTTGAAGACGAGGGACACGGCTTTGTAAAAAAAGAAAATCAGATTAAAGGGTATCAGGCCATCCTGGAATTTTTAAACCAGCACCTTCGCAGTAATTCGGGAGAACCAACCGCCTACAATAGAGGTGATAATTGA
- a CDS encoding glycoside hydrolase family 10 protein produces MVQFCLFFQLIFRYIIFFYRVLFSSYSIASLIFLVTVSLSGYSQNYPPKREFRGVWVATVGNIDWPSSTSLTTEEQQREFIELVAFHKANGMNALIVQIRPSADALYQSNYEPWSQWLTGVEGRSPNPIYDPLEFMIGECRRQQMEFHAWINPFRAIFNYLKGDISEQHIFFDHPEWVVPYGKHSYLDPGLPEVRQHVLNVVMDVVNRYDIDGVHFDDYFYPYRIDSLSFLDETSFIRYGEQFDTIADWRRDNVNQFIQSVHDSIEAVKPEIRFGISPFGVWRNAEDDPLGSDSRAAQTSYDDLYADVITWLKNGWIDYVAPQLYFGIGFELADYQKLLDWWVKNTYGRQLYIGHATYKIGLPEDSLWSNPYQIIDQISLNRKSFQVDGSVFFSARSFKENPLGINDHLRSGSFKYPALIPTMPWHRSKRPNPPQNLVIARKRSEVLMQWQPDIHQDVCYYVVYGAEGDEPPNISDPTTIIAKSYYPQLTFKEGAREGIFRKKHTFVVTTVNRNHDESVISLPVQIRLFNN; encoded by the coding sequence ATGGTTCAATTCTGCTTATTTTTTCAACTAATATTCCGATACATTATTTTTTTTTATCGAGTGCTTTTTTCTTCTTATTCAATTGCTTCACTCATCTTTCTGGTAACAGTTAGTCTTTCGGGCTACTCTCAAAACTATCCGCCTAAGCGGGAGTTTCGGGGAGTATGGGTGGCAACAGTGGGTAACATTGACTGGCCTTCTTCCACCAGCTTGACTACGGAAGAGCAGCAGCGCGAATTCATCGAACTGGTTGCCTTTCACAAGGCTAATGGCATGAACGCGCTTATTGTGCAGATACGTCCCAGTGCCGATGCGCTTTATCAGTCAAATTACGAACCTTGGTCACAGTGGCTGACGGGAGTAGAGGGGCGAAGCCCGAATCCTATCTATGACCCTTTAGAATTTATGATTGGCGAATGCCGTAGGCAGCAGATGGAATTTCACGCCTGGATCAATCCGTTTCGAGCTATTTTTAACTATCTGAAGGGTGATATTAGTGAACAGCATATCTTCTTCGATCACCCCGAGTGGGTGGTTCCCTACGGCAAACACAGCTACCTTGATCCTGGTTTGCCAGAAGTACGCCAGCACGTGCTGAACGTAGTGATGGATGTAGTAAATCGCTATGACATTGACGGCGTTCATTTTGACGATTATTTTTATCCGTATCGCATTGATAGCCTGTCGTTTTTAGATGAGACCAGCTTCATCCGTTACGGCGAGCAATTTGATACGATAGCTGATTGGCGAAGAGACAACGTGAACCAGTTTATACAATCGGTACACGATAGCATTGAAGCAGTAAAACCGGAGATTCGCTTTGGTATAAGTCCCTTTGGGGTATGGCGGAATGCGGAAGATGATCCTTTGGGCTCCGACAGTCGAGCAGCTCAAACCAGTTACGACGATCTTTACGCTGATGTAATTACTTGGTTGAAAAATGGCTGGATTGATTACGTAGCTCCTCAGTTATACTTCGGAATTGGGTTTGAGCTGGCTGATTATCAGAAGCTACTGGATTGGTGGGTGAAAAATACCTACGGGCGTCAGCTCTACATTGGTCATGCCACCTACAAAATTGGACTACCCGAAGATTCGCTTTGGAGTAACCCCTATCAAATTATTGATCAAATTTCTCTAAACCGGAAAAGCTTTCAAGTGGATGGCAGTGTATTTTTCAGTGCTCGTTCATTTAAAGAAAATCCCTTAGGTATTAATGACCACTTGCGGAGCGGAAGTTTTAAGTACCCAGCCCTAATACCTACCATGCCTTGGCACCGAAGCAAACGACCAAATCCGCCCCAAAATCTTGTCATTGCCCGAAAAAGATCAGAAGTGCTAATGCAGTGGCAGCCTGATATCCATCAAGACGTTTGCTATTACGTAGTTTATGGGGCTGAGGGCGATGAGCCACCCAATATTAGCGACCCGACTACCATTATTGCTAAAAGCTATTATCCGCAGCTAACATTTAAAGAAGGAGCGCGCGAAGGAATCTTCAGGAAAAAACATACTTTCGTGGTTACCACCGTAAATAGAAACCACGATGAGAGTGTTATAAGCCTCCCGGTTCAGATCCGACTCTTCAATAATTGA
- a CDS encoding YfhO family protein, which produces MSKLNLKEQVFPHLISVVVLVIITILFFSPMFFGNKVIEQYDVTQGISSGQEIVEYRDKTGEEALWTNSMFGGMPAYLINIKYEGDGIINFFQKVYSLGFPRQAEVILKCFLSFYILLIIFGVRPYLALAGAVAYGLGTFNIVSLEAGHIWKVEAIAYMPLVLGGIHLTYRGKLLGGFALTALALALEIDSNHLQITYYLLLLVIFYGIAMLVQAIRQKELKPFLIRSGILVAAALLAVGTNLGRIWNTYQYGQYSTRGPSALTKGSEDKQEGLDRDYVFNYSLTMAETMTLFVPDFSGGATGRNIGMDSNLGEFLQQANLNRQQIQNFVQNAPTYWGGKISTAGPTYAGAIIVFLFFIGCFFAPQPHRTWLIIATIFSIMLTWGKFFPSFNYLLYDVLPGYNKFRTVEMAMVIALLCIPLLGLIGLESLLRSSWNDKIRKKFLIAAGVPISILILLIVFAGSFNFEAPVDSRYLAQQGGDLIVDALQDDRADLLRSDALRSLIFCLLVAAALFFYKLEKLKYLGLATVLALLSAVDMWSVAKRFLTEEDYVRARNRFAATTASEADNFILQQNASRARVLNLQNPFNDAVTSYYHASVGGYHGAKLGRYQDLIEYHLGNEVNQAIQTLQQGQRNFEDIPILNMLNTRYFKAGESQNAVLINNQALGNAWLISQVQTVENADQAIETLGTIDPAQTAIVNISDFQLSSTSFSSEGEIKRVEYQPNYLKYEANVPAESFAVFSEIYYPDGWEVTIDGEESDYLRANYAFRAMVIPAGQHTIEFSFNPTSYRVGSTVSLIASILLLVVVLAALGLSFRSLIKENTTAST; this is translated from the coding sequence ATGTCTAAACTAAATTTGAAGGAGCAAGTTTTTCCTCACCTAATCTCAGTTGTCGTTCTGGTAATTATCACAATACTGTTCTTCAGCCCCATGTTTTTTGGGAACAAGGTGATTGAGCAGTACGATGTTACGCAGGGTATTTCTTCCGGGCAAGAGATTGTAGAGTATCGGGATAAAACTGGGGAAGAGGCTCTTTGGACGAATTCTATGTTCGGAGGAATGCCCGCATATTTAATTAATATCAAGTACGAGGGCGACGGAATTATCAATTTTTTTCAAAAGGTCTATTCGCTAGGATTTCCCCGCCAGGCCGAAGTAATCCTAAAATGCTTCCTAAGTTTTTATATCCTGCTCATTATTTTCGGGGTTCGCCCCTACTTGGCTCTGGCTGGAGCCGTAGCTTACGGCTTAGGAACCTTTAATATTGTGAGTCTGGAGGCCGGGCATATTTGGAAGGTCGAGGCTATTGCCTACATGCCACTAGTGCTTGGTGGTATCCATTTGACCTACCGCGGTAAATTATTGGGCGGATTTGCCCTGACCGCCTTAGCACTGGCACTAGAGATTGACAGTAATCACCTACAAATTACCTACTACCTGCTACTGCTAGTGATTTTCTATGGTATCGCCATGCTGGTGCAGGCCATTCGTCAAAAGGAACTGAAGCCCTTTCTTATTCGCTCCGGCATTCTGGTCGCTGCGGCTTTACTGGCGGTAGGCACCAATTTAGGGCGTATCTGGAATACGTACCAGTACGGTCAATACTCTACTCGGGGGCCATCGGCTCTGACGAAGGGTAGTGAAGATAAGCAAGAAGGCTTAGACCGGGACTACGTGTTTAACTACAGCCTAACGATGGCTGAAACTATGACCCTGTTTGTTCCTGACTTTTCGGGCGGGGCCACTGGAAGAAATATTGGAATGGATTCTAATTTGGGAGAGTTTCTTCAGCAAGCGAATTTAAACCGACAACAGATTCAAAATTTTGTGCAAAATGCGCCTACCTACTGGGGTGGCAAGATTAGTACGGCGGGCCCTACCTACGCCGGAGCAATTATAGTTTTTCTATTTTTTATTGGTTGCTTCTTTGCTCCACAACCGCATCGTACTTGGCTTATAATTGCTACGATCTTTTCTATTATGCTCACTTGGGGGAAATTCTTCCCCTCGTTTAATTATCTGCTGTACGATGTTTTGCCCGGCTATAACAAGTTTCGAACGGTTGAAATGGCAATGGTGATTGCGCTACTCTGTATTCCGTTGCTGGGCTTGATTGGTCTTGAATCTTTGCTTCGCAGTAGCTGGAATGATAAAATCCGCAAAAAATTCTTGATCGCAGCTGGAGTTCCAATTAGTATTTTGATACTGCTAATCGTATTCGCAGGGTCGTTCAATTTTGAAGCCCCAGTAGACAGCCGCTACTTAGCTCAACAAGGAGGCGATTTGATTGTCGATGCATTACAAGACGACCGTGCGGACTTACTGAGAAGTGATGCTTTACGGTCACTGATTTTTTGCCTACTGGTCGCAGCAGCCTTATTTTTTTATAAACTGGAAAAGTTAAAGTATTTGGGACTCGCCACGGTGTTGGCACTACTATCTGCCGTTGATATGTGGTCGGTAGCCAAACGGTTCCTTACGGAAGAGGATTATGTGCGAGCCCGTAATCGCTTCGCGGCTACTACCGCTTCAGAGGCTGACAACTTCATTTTGCAGCAAAATGCTTCCCGAGCTCGAGTGCTAAATCTGCAAAATCCATTCAACGATGCCGTAACATCCTACTACCACGCTTCCGTAGGTGGCTACCACGGAGCCAAACTAGGTCGCTATCAGGATTTGATTGAATATCACTTGGGCAATGAGGTGAATCAGGCTATTCAAACCCTGCAACAGGGGCAGCGTAACTTTGAAGATATACCGATTTTGAATATGCTTAACACTCGCTACTTCAAAGCAGGAGAAAGTCAGAATGCGGTTCTTATAAACAACCAAGCCCTCGGGAATGCTTGGCTAATCAGTCAAGTGCAAACGGTAGAAAATGCCGACCAAGCCATTGAAACTTTGGGAACGATTGATCCGGCTCAAACCGCTATAGTAAATATCAGCGATTTTCAACTATCGAGTACTTCCTTTAGCAGTGAGGGCGAAATCAAGCGGGTAGAATATCAACCCAACTACCTTAAGTACGAGGCGAACGTACCCGCCGAAAGCTTCGCGGTTTTTTCAGAAATATACTATCCCGATGGCTGGGAAGTAACCATTGATGGTGAAGAAAGCGATTATCTGCGTGCCAACTACGCCTTTCGTGCTATGGTGATTCCAGCAGGTCAACACACCATCGAATTTTCCTTTAACCCAACCTCCTACCGCGTAGGCAGCACCGTATCGCTGATTGCTTCTATTCTATTACTAGTAGTGGTACTTGCTGCTTTGGGTTTGAGTTTTCGTTCGTTGATAAAGGAGAATACTACTGCAAGCACATGA
- a CDS encoding BFO_1060 family glycosyltransferase, with the protein MANSPKYIINCFLDNDSGRDVEILLPIVVFAEKHLNCTVNLRFLWDLHSLNRDKPHLVLLPNIRGHHMYFQIAKLCQQHSIPVFAHESEGNFRTDGSYEYWGYNLDKEFYQDWVCCWSERTRKFLLDLRPDQADKIVYTGAPGFDRYLFGKFAERETLLRKWNRSGFKRVIGYAGWAFGRIHGINRDTALIHIHPDFETRFQWAETQRKFVEGILEQTLQKYPDTLFIFKRHPKEIFEHETEQVKNEMNGLLRYPNVIYLVNEEPIHDLIAISDIWMGFETTTCMEAWLLQKPTILINQEVDFVRTEVYKGSPIAQDATQLHQMIDEYYQTGAIAAMEQAGLPEARKKVYDVAIGGSDGYNHIRTAFYLKQSLDRISPEKEQSRVKIGAYFILFYYFYHLVKHFYYRPLFARLPKLKKTLFIFEKWQLSDIHQRKAEIASYTKSFYQHRKITPVEADSDAWWERFLPAAVTKLVK; encoded by the coding sequence ATGGCAAACTCACCAAAGTATATTATTAATTGTTTTTTAGATAACGATAGTGGTCGGGATGTAGAGATTCTTTTACCCATTGTTGTTTTTGCTGAAAAGCATCTGAACTGTACCGTCAACCTGCGCTTTCTCTGGGACTTGCACTCACTCAATCGCGACAAGCCCCATTTGGTGTTACTGCCAAATATCAGAGGGCACCATATGTACTTTCAGATTGCCAAACTATGCCAACAGCACAGCATACCGGTGTTTGCTCATGAATCGGAGGGTAACTTCCGTACCGATGGTAGTTACGAATACTGGGGGTATAATCTGGACAAAGAGTTTTACCAGGATTGGGTATGCTGCTGGTCAGAAAGAACCCGAAAGTTTTTGCTTGACCTTCGCCCCGATCAGGCAGATAAAATTGTGTATACCGGAGCCCCGGGTTTTGATCGCTACCTTTTCGGAAAGTTTGCCGAGCGGGAAACACTATTGAGAAAGTGGAATAGGTCCGGTTTTAAGCGAGTAATTGGGTACGCCGGCTGGGCCTTTGGGCGGATACATGGCATCAATCGGGATACTGCCCTAATACATATTCATCCTGATTTTGAAACCCGCTTCCAGTGGGCCGAAACTCAGCGCAAGTTTGTAGAAGGCATTCTGGAGCAAACGCTACAAAAGTATCCTGATACCTTATTCATCTTTAAGCGACACCCTAAAGAAATTTTTGAACACGAAACCGAGCAGGTGAAGAACGAAATGAACGGCCTGCTCCGCTACCCCAATGTGATCTACCTGGTAAACGAAGAACCTATTCACGATTTAATCGCTATCTCAGATATTTGGATGGGTTTTGAGACCACTACCTGTATGGAGGCCTGGTTACTCCAGAAACCAACAATTCTAATTAATCAGGAAGTTGATTTTGTTCGCACTGAAGTTTATAAAGGCTCGCCCATCGCCCAAGATGCTACTCAACTCCATCAGATGATTGATGAGTATTATCAAACGGGTGCGATAGCGGCTATGGAGCAAGCAGGGCTGCCGGAAGCACGAAAAAAAGTGTATGATGTTGCTATTGGTGGAAGCGATGGCTACAATCATATTCGGACCGCTTTTTACCTCAAGCAAAGCTTAGATCGGATTTCTCCGGAAAAAGAACAGTCTCGGGTAAAAATTGGAGCATACTTCATACTGTTTTACTATTTCTACCACCTGGTGAAGCATTTCTACTACCGTCCGCTCTTCGCTAGGTTGCCCAAACTGAAAAAAACACTATTCATTTTTGAAAAGTGGCAACTATCCGACATCCACCAAAGAAAAGCCGAGATAGCTTCCTATACGAAGAGTTTTTATCAACACAGAAAAATTACTCCGGTAGAAGCCGATTCTGATGCTTGGTGGGAACGCTTTCTACCCGCAGCAGTGACCAAATTGGTAAAGTAA
- a CDS encoding methyltransferase domain-containing protein — protein sequence MIELNNLKEIRKMYEKGVNLIEYFKKQGYEGDALTEAVMVSYDIQAGTYTESDKNKPEVRDKYTDALANVVNQLGNFASILEAGVGEATTLTKLLPKLNQSDYAAYGFDISWSRIKYAQSNCHRRSLGQVQLFTGDIFSVPIQNDSIDIVYTLHSLEPNGGREKAALEELYRITGNYLVLLEPIYEWASEEGKARMDKMGYIKNVEVTIRDLGYDMIECRPLEYAVNPLNPTGLIVIKKEEGANQKNKNPLACPITKHPVTKRQDCLFSPESLLAYPIIGDIPCLLPQNAVVATHFADTL from the coding sequence ATGATTGAGCTAAATAACCTGAAAGAAATCCGGAAAATGTACGAGAAAGGAGTCAATCTGATTGAGTATTTTAAGAAGCAGGGCTACGAAGGAGATGCTTTGACCGAGGCAGTTATGGTTAGCTACGATATTCAGGCAGGTACTTACACTGAGAGCGATAAGAACAAACCGGAGGTTCGCGATAAGTACACTGATGCCCTGGCCAACGTAGTCAATCAATTGGGCAATTTTGCTTCAATACTGGAAGCTGGGGTAGGGGAGGCCACTACGCTGACCAAACTGCTACCCAAACTAAACCAGTCTGACTACGCCGCCTACGGCTTCGATATTTCTTGGTCGAGAATCAAATACGCTCAGTCCAATTGCCACCGCCGATCACTAGGCCAGGTACAACTCTTTACGGGAGATATTTTTAGTGTTCCTATCCAAAATGATTCAATTGATATTGTGTACACGCTACATTCTTTGGAGCCTAATGGCGGACGGGAAAAAGCGGCACTGGAGGAGCTTTACCGAATTACTGGTAACTATCTAGTGCTGCTAGAACCAATATACGAGTGGGCCAGCGAGGAGGGAAAGGCGAGAATGGATAAAATGGGTTACATTAAAAATGTAGAAGTAACTATTCGCGATTTGGGCTACGACATGATAGAATGCCGACCATTGGAATACGCGGTAAACCCACTTAATCCAACGGGGTTGATCGTAATTAAGAAAGAAGAAGGAGCGAATCAAAAAAACAAGAATCCACTGGCTTGCCCGATTACCAAGCATCCAGTAACTAAGAGGCAAGATTGTCTATTTTCTCCAGAGAGTTTATTAGCCTATCCAATTATTGGCGATATACCCTGTTTGTTACCGCAGAATGCTGTAGTGGCTACCCATTTTGCAGATACTTTGTAG
- a CDS encoding N-acetylneuraminate synthase family protein, translating to MSDIHIIAEAGTNHNGQLTKAKKLVDIARAARADSVKFQIIYPFGLYLPGEYEYGHYDIKEVIRIRTEGMLQDEEYDELAAYCQEKEVSFTASVFDERGLDLLMKFNPPYIKIASCDLNNIRFLRQVAERGKKMVVSTGMSSLSDVEKSMNVLAQANHTDIVLLHCVSVYPAFLEQANLNFITTLKKEFGGEVGFSDHTGNSIAACMALAKGATWFEKHFTEDTSQEGFDHAYAMEEAGLTAYVADLHNAQKALSEPVDKLTDKERYTRQRARRSLYAARDMPAGEVITDDDVLVVRPEGIMDADQIDTLIGKKLTEPLAQHAPFRPEILS from the coding sequence ATGTCCGATATACACATTATCGCCGAAGCCGGAACCAATCATAACGGGCAACTCACTAAAGCAAAAAAGCTAGTTGATATTGCTCGAGCGGCCCGGGCCGATTCCGTAAAATTTCAGATTATTTATCCGTTTGGATTATACTTGCCGGGCGAGTACGAGTATGGTCATTACGATATCAAGGAAGTAATCCGCATCAGAACCGAAGGGATGCTTCAGGATGAAGAGTACGATGAACTGGCCGCTTACTGCCAAGAAAAGGAGGTTTCTTTTACTGCTTCAGTATTTGACGAACGAGGGTTAGACCTGCTGATGAAATTTAACCCGCCCTACATTAAAATTGCTTCCTGCGATTTGAATAATATTCGCTTCCTGCGCCAAGTAGCCGAGCGAGGTAAGAAAATGGTGGTATCTACCGGGATGTCCTCGTTAAGCGATGTGGAAAAGTCCATGAATGTTCTTGCTCAAGCCAATCATACCGATATTGTACTTCTGCACTGCGTGTCGGTTTACCCAGCTTTTTTGGAGCAGGCCAATCTCAATTTTATTACGACGTTAAAGAAAGAGTTTGGTGGAGAAGTGGGCTTTTCCGATCATACGGGGAACAGTATTGCCGCTTGTATGGCACTCGCGAAAGGGGCTACTTGGTTTGAAAAGCATTTTACGGAAGATACATCCCAAGAAGGTTTCGACCATGCCTACGCGATGGAGGAAGCTGGACTCACCGCGTACGTAGCTGACTTACATAATGCTCAAAAAGCGTTGTCGGAGCCAGTCGATAAACTTACGGATAAAGAACGGTATACACGCCAACGCGCTCGCCGGTCACTCTACGCTGCCCGCGATATGCCAGCGGGTGAAGTAATTACGGATGACGATGTGCTGGTAGTACGACCGGAAGGCATTATGGATGCCGACCAGATTGATACGCTAATTGGTAAAAAGCTAACCGAGCCACTCGCGCAACATGCTCCGTTTCGTCCCGAAATTCTCTCCTGA